The genomic window taatgaaatttaaaatgagtaaacaaccaaaaacctgacgtaaattccgatggacttcaacttttaacagaagagttaaagaaataagtaccaagtCCCAAAATATCTCTGGTCCCTAATTGTACTCGTACCtacacaagtttttctttattataatatttttttcatgatgttgcattgttggtagggcaaattgacggatacccattttattgaacttaaaacttattcttttctaggccatttacaggaaaacagtacggaatttaGTGGAGGAGCTTAGTGGTATCGTCCCTAGTGCCAAAAtttcaactttcgagctccaaatcgcagttttttctttttctcggccaaaacaagacgtcttcgtctttaacccaagtactcggcacaagcgatattaattctgatgaacaatgcaaaaagtcatgttgacttgataaaaactttggaaaacactgtaaccaaatattaagagaaaccatcttaaaaatctagtaattttgtaacaatttaccgtaacatgtcgacacgtgtcgacacattatcgtaactttgtgactagttgcgacgagcatatttttcataacaaacatcaaaaatgttttttcatagttcattatttaccaatttaatcagtaaatcttgctaaaataatttgtattaggattaaaatatttgatattgtatttaaatggaagctattgagcactcgatgtgcatcattttatatttttattttatttaacaaaagtttttctttcgccagaattattaaaacatgatattacggtggcgcgttggaaatatcaacatattcaaagaaattacacagtaaactttttttcccaataagatttgagcattataaaccatattaattaatgaaaactaaaactttgtttacttcattatcattatcatacttcaaccatcattttgggatttcttgtattttgtattattcgtcgtgtcactcacgcacgagccaacgaaattgatcgaacgaatgaatgattgaatgattagtgcgaTCTCTGGTTAAAATAcggtaacaatgttacgacacggcgacgtaaattagaaaccaaatgttacttgtttattgtgtcgagatcttccccatttttagttgcagcgacggcgctaacacggaacgtcgacgagattatgtttcgagatagatcagtgtcgacactaagtgtcgaaacggttacgttatgttcgcaaaaatggttatatgggtaGTCTGCTTGCATTTTAGTAGCTTTTACTAGCTTTCGTTTAGTTTAGTTGGGTGatgattgaaataattatgaattaccTTGTTGCATTTATATTACTtaagcaatatttttgaataaaaatacattaggtacctatacttttaaaatgttttattgattaCGCATGATTTAACGGAGGGCTCAAACCTTATTGTATTTATCGCAATTACAGACGCATTAAGTATCTATCTTTATTTCGCACATTTTTTTCTCAACTTCAATTAAAACTTTGAAGAGCCTAACGACATTTTAAAAACCAGTACCTAAAAGATGTttgctttaaaaatgttttttcagcTCTTTATGGTTTTAAACTAGGTTCTAgtctttaattgaatattgattacttaaataaatcttttatcacaatggtatttatttatttttaaaaaaactgcCACCCCGACCCACTTACCCTGATGGTTATCTGTTTAAACTTAATTGAGGAAAAAACATCCAAACCTACTAActtgcaataataatattagtagagtgCAAAGGTGCATTTTACTTGAGAACTTTTGGCCatagggcccgattctcctaattttacttaagcgacatacgattcacgttcgactcgattcgactgagatccaatcccgactcgattacgattgaagcgtatgtggcattccgctattttttctttgaaataaacatttttatccttttctgtcattcaataatgaataattttgtctgcaaatgatttacgattgcaaaatgattgtacagcaaactaccgtatagaccaaaatagcagaccaatcgcacaccaatcaaatgtcaatcgaatacgattggtcttttattagtagcagaatgcccgatatggttaaaactgctattgcgatcatattgcgattcgatttctatttgattttgacattattaacttaggagaatcgggcccctgcagGGTCGATCGATCGTATGGGCGCAATCGGTCCTTAGATGGGAGGCGatctaggtacctatctatttcatgacgagttcctccgtgtttcggaaagcacgtagGTACagttggtgggtcccggctgccgttggaacatctttagcagtcgttacgcgggtaatcagaagcaaagtttgacaaccagtcttaccaagtctTACTAAGATACTGGGTCACTGGGTTTTGCAGGCCAGATATAgacgctccatgtaaaacactgatccAACTGCATCCGAAGCCGATTAGATGATACTTAGTGCATTTATCAAATCCCAGTGCTGtttgtaattgtttttaataagcTACTGCTAAGctccaaaataattttgtaaatgccTAGACTGAATTTTGCAAATACCTACTTAGCTAAGTcaacgtaaaataaatatacatacctacctacccaaTGACCTATGAACTACCTACCTTGGTGCATGTTTttcatataattaataattattttgccaCCTAAGTCATGTTTATTACATAGGAATTTTACAATACCTAGtctattgttttgatatttaaatagctTTATTTGCAACGTTTTGAATGCCTAACTAATCGgtcaaaacaattaattaatgtaggtacctacctaatgctGTGTAACGCATTTTTATATCGGCACACGCTGCAGTTTTGATGAATAACAAGTGAGcttctaggtacctacttagcaattttaatgataaattaaataggtacatgcGACCTTAAAGCACCgatattagaaatattatttaattttcccaAGCTTACTAAGAATATTggaattaggtaggtacgtctTTTGCATCGATCGAAATAGGTACTCCAAGGttgcattcaaaataaattaatagaaagTTAAGTAGGTCTCAATGTGTTAGACAAATCAAtaatgatgtaggtacctaggtgcCTATAATAATAGATGAATAGAGGTACCTTTCCCAATTAAtgaggtcggtttccagtctaattggatgcaGTTGTGTAggacttacctacctacctacgtaccagtgttttatacgcagcgactgcctatctgacctactaaCCGATAGATGGTTACTATTAAcacttaattaatgattaaaaaacacattttaatacaaaacataatttaatcaacttcatttaaattatgtacACTTTTGTTTATAGTTAAACAGTAATTCcgatatttctataaataaacattaagttATGTATTAGGTAAAGGCACTAAGTACATTTTCCgtaataactaataataaccATTGAACTTCCTTGTACATATTAAACCCTATTTTAgctgagaaaaaatatatcatgaaacaagaatttaataaacattgtaACTACTCACGTTTGcacaattataaaaaagaaaactatgaATTTGGGTAGCTAGGTAAACATAATTCGTAATTTCAACTGTAATTTCAACTAATCAACCATATGGATAGGATAGTACAGACTCCTATCAAATGATGCTTAGATGAGAACAATCATTAAATAGAAAGTACATGAGAAATAAGTTTCCCATTTCACAAACAAGTTTTCATTCAACTCCGTCACATTGTCATGTCTGGCTAGTATTTCGTtacgagtaggtacataaaaacgGAAAGCTATAGGCTGTTTAAATTCTTTACACGATATCTTGATTTATCAGAAATTATTAAACTTAATACTACACAAGTCATTGATCACGagacacttttatttttcttatagttCATAATCAAACAGGTCTAAATAGCATATCCACTACACCATTCGTACGGTAGGATAGTCGTCTTCACCATTTTCATCGAGTACCAACTCCTTTCCATATCTCTGTAAAAGTTCCAAAACAATTCCGTTGGTCCATCCGAAGCCAGACTGAACTATATACTCTCCACCACTTCCATTCTCTCCTGGCTGTACACAGCTGTACTTCTCAAACATTTTCCGATACTTGGTATAGCCGATGTAATTCGCACGAATCCAAATTTTAACTTGTTCCCTTGCCAACTTTCTCGCTTCTTCGTAACCGCTTCTCTCCAGGCCACCGATCATAATGCTCTGGAGTGGAGGCCAGGTATTCGGAAAGTCCCACTGTTCACCTGTATTCAACAGCGAAGTGGGTATGCCGCCGGGGAAGTTCAACGCgctggttttaattaaatatcgcACCAATCGCGAAGCATAAACGGGTGCAGTTGTAGGCTCCACAGCATCTGCCCAGAGCGGTGTGGCACAGCTGGGGTAGAAGTGTCTCTTTCGGGATTTTGCCTTAGTGTCGTAGTCATACCATGCACCGTCTTTTGGGTCCCATAAAACATTATCGATTGCAACCCGCCAGTACTTCGCTAAACCCCACCACTTCAGTGCATCTCGTCTATCATTCAGCTCATTTCTAAGGTCACCTACCATTTGTAAGGCTCCAGCAAACATAGAGTTCAGATCAACCGGTAGGATACGCGAGGCGTGAACGTCGGTCAAGTTATCAGTAGTCACATTTTCTGCGTTGACAAACCACCTTGACGAGAAGTCCCAGCCACTTTCCGCCGCGCTCCTCATCTCCCTATAAAAATCCTCACGCCTATCTTCAGATAGTACTCGGCTGCTTGCATAATCTTCGTAATATGACTCGGGACGTGGACCAGTGTCGTCTTCATCGGACATGTAGCGTAATAATCTATATTGTTTGCCCTTTACGTCAACTGTTAATTTCTTCTTCTCCAACCAAAAATACAGCTCCCTTTCTACAGTGGCTATGTTCTGCTTGAGCCATGCGACATCACCTGAAGCCTTGAAATAGTCATACAACATCAGGGTAAGTAGAGGCGGTTGACTTCGtcccaaataataaattctacTGCCGTTCGGAATATATCCTAGTTTATCAactaaataaatgaagttttcAATCATTCCCTTTGCAGTCTGCGTCATATTACTAATCAGAAGGCCACGTATGATCCAGTACGAGTCCCAGTAATATAATTCTTTGAACCTCCCACCAGGAACAATGAATCCGTTAGGCACGTAGATAAAACTGTATTGTTCAGAGTTACGATGAACATCTGGCGACACTTTCCTGCCGAGTCCTGGCCATATACTGATGATATCCTTCGCGAATTGTCTCAGTTTCGGATCAGCTATCTCATTAAGAACTGGTGGGTTAGGGTCAAAATCAGGCGGGTTCCAGCTAAAAAGCTCATCTCCATCGATAAAATTAGCATCTACAAATGACCTAATTTGTTCTCGAGACGGTTTATTGTCtgttttcttcataaaatatgtaaaattggCCAAAGTTTCAATTTCGCTGTTTGCAAGTCTTAGATCAACGAAAGTCTTCGAGtcgggaaatattctagcgagcTGCACAGTCCGGAGGAGATCCCCGCCGCAGTAAATGGAAGAATTGCAGACGGAGACGATATTGATCGCCTGCGCGCACGCACCCAGCAGGCCGAGCACCGGGTACAGCGGCACATACCGCGGCGAATACATCTTGAACATGACTACACACTCACTATCACAATTTCCGCCTGACGTTAACTCGATTGTGATGGGAAGCGCGCGATATCCGCAGTGTGTAAGTGCACAGCGTACTCCGGCGCGAATCGTCGTCGCCGGCCGAGTGGCCGCCTATCCGACCAGCAACACCCATTAAATGCATTTCGTGCATCATGAATTCATGACGATCATTTGTCGCGAGCGCGTCGCGATCACTGTGCGCTAGGTCGCCGACCCATCTCAGCTGATATTGCACCGATCACTTTTACTACTGCAGTTGTTACTATCGGAGCATTGCACGCTCTAAATTACAAGGTCTTTTcgtttcttaaaataaacacacgCGTGTCCTTCCCCCAAAGTCGGAACGCAAACTGTGTCACATTGACATAGACTGTTGTCTATGTTTCCTAGATAACCAATCCACAATCTTGAAGTAGCTGTGTGTGTGTGATGCTGGCTAATGTAGGACTAACGTTCAGCCAGTATAAGAACTCATTTTCAACAACAGCTCTAAAATACAAATCTACTGGACAAGTcttatattatttaggtacGGTACGGTGCAGTTTCTctgcgagttttttttttcaatattgtggttatttacctatattataacgtatgatatttctataaaacaaagataaaaacaGATGATTACGTTTACCACATACCTAATAAGGTCAATCGCTAGACTTCCTCGTTTATTATCGgactaataatatttgtatagtttATTAACCATAAGTTTATTTACAGTATTAAAGGCATGTACGTTGTTAAAACTGTTTGTTCATCTGTACCACATCCATGGTAAAGGCATagattactataataattacctacttgGTAAAGGTTCTGTTTGCTGATCCGTTATCTAATTTTACTGGTGATGCTGCACTTTGTGAAATGCGTCTTTGTCACGTTTAACGGCTTTACAATATTGCAATGATGACCATAAAAGCGATAACAGTACAACCGTTGTAAGCTTACAATAGCTATTCTGCTTACCTCATTGCGGATAATGATAGTTTGATGGTAGGCATGACTAATGTTAATCAGCGACATCTATGGGTAGTTTTGAGAACCGAATAGGCTGCGTAAATGCATAGTTCCAACGTAATGCATGGCGTAGTACATAGATGGCgctaaaagtaaaaaaactacaatgtCCATCAATGCATGAATTCATTGGGGTGTGGGATGGACGAGGTAATTTAGATTTCTGTCCTGACTAACAGACTTTGTCAATTTTTAACGGTCAAAAAAGTGAAATTGTTGTTAATAAATCatctaaaattatatattatttaacttttcaaaatgtaggtaccagATCTtcgcgttcaagcaaacgaGCTCTTCTCCTTTATATCATTCGTAAATACACATTACAAGATTCAGTAGGAGGAGGTGGTGTGAAATAACTAGTGCCTCGGGCCTCCTAAGGGGCCAGTATCCAGTCAGCCTCCATATGAAAGTGTAGGTAccgtaattatgttttttttttgcaactaATTCGCAATAGGTAGCGGTACCCACAGTATTTTTTGCCGCCATTTTTTGCCTAAagccattaaaaatattgattgcgaacgttacattttttacttcatgtctaggcaattaatttttagCTTAGTAACTAcctttttatattcataactGGCAAGGTATAAGCAACTCTATCCCAAGGGAATAAGGACGTATGGAATTGAGTGGAACcgtgagaaataaaaaataaaagaaagatagACATATTGTAGACACAGCCTTTAATTAATGTAACACAACATAGTATTTATACGGACAAAAACATGATTTAAGTACGGTCAGCGTCAAAAGTAGCTGagcaaaacaatttttcaaaagtgCCTAACAACGTAAAGggtcaaaaaaaataacaacaaaaacgctgtattttttttttcttaaaatcctAAACTTCAAAACAAGTAGGTAGATGAATACTCTGGAAAGTTACTGAAAACACGGTGTAaaggaattttgaaaaaaaaatcagctACTTTTGAGGCTTAGCACTGTGCTATTTATCTACTAGTGATAACTTATGAAGGTATGTATATGTTGGCATGACATTTTATTAACTAAAAGCCTAAAATAAAGTGGATAAAGTGTcaaatgaattataataaaaatgtaacgccactttaagtacataagtaagtataagCTTACTTAATCAATGTCATATCCTACacaggatattttttatgtttcatgaatgcgcaaaaaacttaaactaactaagaaataaattaaatacaaaaaaagcaatctagtatataggtacttatttataatgaaaGAAGTGACTAACATATTGTTTGATC from Helicoverpa armigera isolate CAAS_96S chromosome 2, ASM3070526v1, whole genome shotgun sequence includes these protein-coding regions:
- the LOC110379190 gene encoding uncharacterized protein LOC110379190, which gives rise to MVSLYKMRELLILLAAAAGLASADLPQTCTKPVYCNSNLLHQIQMARLYNDSKTFVDLQMNFDENKTLTDFETFFNLHNKNPTKEQLMEFVNEYFSNDNELEPWQPKDFSDNPAFLAKIKDDALREFGKGINNIWPLLARRVKAEVFQKPDQFSLVPLTHGFIIPGGRFKEIYYWDTFWIIEGLLISGMQETAKGMIENLIELLNLFGHIPNGSRWYYQQRSQPPMLNAMVATYYMYTKDLEFLRNNIAYLEKELDFWMDNRVVSVNRGGKNYTLLRYYAPSKGPRPESYYEDYSNTEGFSEEDSTNFYIDIKSAAESGWDFSTRWFLMPDGSNNGTLTDLHTRYIIPVDLNAIFAGAAQYVSNFHALLKNPQKAARYGQLAQTWRDNIQAVLWNDQDAMWYDFNIRDNLHRRYYYSSNAAPLWQNAVNPDFLKLNADRILKAITESGGVDFPGGVPTSLIRSGEQWDFPNVWPPEVSIEVAAIENIGTPEAITLAQEVAQTFVRSCHWGFQKYKQMFEKYDAETPGRFGGGGEYNVQFGFGWSNGVVLEFLNKYGSQLTADDSNNTNNIRCALTHCGYRALPITIELTSGGNCDSECVVMFKMYSPRYVPLYPVLGLLGACAQAINIVSVCNSSIYCGGDLLRTVQLARIFPDSKTFVDLRLANSEIETLANFTYFMKKTDNKPSREQIRSFVDANFIDGDELFSWNPPDFDPNPPVLNEIADPKLRQFAKDIISIWPGLGRKVSPDVHRNSEQYSFIYVPNGFIVPGGRFKELYYWDSYWIIRGLLISNMTQTAKGMIENFIYLVDKLGYIPNGSRIYYLGRSQPPLLTLMLYDYFKASGDVAWLKQNIATVERELYFWLEKKKLTVDVKGKQYRLLRYMSDEDDTGPRPESYYEDYASSRVLSEDRREDFYREMRSAAESGWDFSSRWFVNAENVTTDNLTDVHASRILPVDLNSMFAGALQMVGDLRNELNDRRDALKWWGLAKYWRVAIDNVLWDPKDGAWYDYDTKAKSRKRHFYPSCATPLWADAVEPTTAPVYASRLVRYLIKTSALNFPGGIPTSLLNTGEQWDFPNTWPPLQSIMIGGLERSGYEEARKLAREQVKIWIRANYIGYTKYRKMFEKYSCVQPGENGSGGEYIVQSGFGWTNGIVLELLQRYGKELVLDENGEDDYPTVRMV